DNA sequence from the Halobacterium sp. DL1 genome:
AGATGGAGCCGAGCAGGTTCGCCACCCACCCGATGGGGGCACCGATGAGGCCGAGGCCGACCGCCGACTCGCGCAGCGCGGCGGCCGCCTCGGCGAACGGGGCCGGCGGGACGAACGGCTCCCCCTGCTCGACGATGACGCCGCCGAACCAGTCGTTGAGCAGGCGCAGGGAGAACCAGAACCAGAACACCGCGAGGATGGCGTTCCGGCCGAGCCGCTGGGTGAGCCGTCTCATTGCCCGCCGTGGAGCTCCGTGAGTCGACTGAGGAACGCCGCGGTGCGGTCCTTCTCGGGGCGTTCGAACAGCTGTTCGGGCGGGCCGTGCTCGACGAGCCGACCGTCCTCGAGGAACATGATGTCGGTGGCGGCCTGGCGGGCGAACCCCATCTCGTGGGTGACGACGAGCATCGTCATTCCCTCCTCGGCGAGGTCACGCATCACGCTCAGGACGTCGCCGATGAGTTCGGGGTCGAGCGCCGACGTCGGCTCGTCGAACAGCATCAGCTTGGGGTCCATCGCGAGCGCGCGGGCGATGCCGACTCGCTGCTTCTGACCGCCGGAGAGTTCGGCGGGGTAGGAGTCGGCCTGCTCGGCGAGGCCGACGCGCTCGAGTTCCTCGAGCGCGCGCTCGGAGGCCTCCTCCTTGGAAAACTCCCTGACGCGGCGCAGTCCGAGGGAGACGTTCTTCTTCGCGGTCAGGTGCGCGAACAGGTTGAAGTCCTGGAACACCATCCCGACCTGCCGGCGGAGGTCGTTCTGGTCCATCGCGTAGATGGACTCGCCGTCGAGGACGATGTCGCCGTCGTCGATGTCGGTCAGGCGATTGATACAGCGGAGCATCGTGGACTTCCCCGAGCCCGAGGGGCCGACGAGCACCTGCACGTCCTGGCGGTCCATGTCGAAGGAGATGCCTTCGAGGACCTCCTCGTCGCCGTAGCTCTGGTGGACGTCCTCGACGCGGAGTAGTGGGTCTGTCATGGTTAGTTGCCTCCGGGGATGGCGACGCGCCTGTTGAGCGCCTCGATGCCGCGGTTGACCGTCACCGTCAGCACGAAGTAGATGAGCGACGCCGCCAGGAACACTTCGAGCGCGGCCGACGTCTGCAGCGAGAAGAGGTCGTAGCTCCGCTTCAGGAGTTCGGCCACGCCGATGGCGTAGGCGATGCTGGTGTCTTTCAGCACGATGGTGAACTCGTTCTGGAAGCCGGGCACCGAGCGCCGCAGCGCCTGGGGCAGGACGACGTGTCGGATGGCGCCGAGTTTCGAGAGGCCGACGGAGCGCGCGGCCTCCATCTGGCCGCCGCCGACGCTCTCGATGGCGCCACGGAAGATCTGGCTCTGGTAGGCCGCCGACCGCACGCCCAGCGCCAGCGTCGCCGCGAGGAACGCCGGCGAGACGCCGGCAGCGAAGTACGTCAGCGCGATGATGACGAGAATCGGGGTCCCGCGAATGGCGACGCCGAGCGGTCGCACGACGCCCTTCGAGTACCGCCCGCCGTAGGCTTCGACGATGCCCGCCGGGAGGCCGAGGACGAACCCGAGCACGATGCTGAAGAACGTCAGCAGGATGGCGAGTCTGGTGCCCGCGATGAAGAACTCCCGCTGGCGCCAGACGAACTCCCAGTCGCCGACCCCCGCCTGGAGGACGAACTGCGTCGGGTCCATCGCCGTTACTCGCTAGCGAACCACTTCTCGGTCAGGTTATCGTACGTGCCGTCCTCGCGGACGGCCGCGAGCCCGTCGTTGAGCGCGGTCTGGAGTTCGGAGGCGTTCTCGCGTACGCCGAAGCCGTACTCCTCGCCGGTCTGGATGGTGAACGCGATGACGACGTTGCGGTTGGAGACGAACGTCTCCGCGACCGGTGTGTCCACGATGACGGCGTCCGTGTTGCCGTTCGTGAGGTCCTCGACGGCGAGCACGTAGTTGCCGTAGGTGGTCGCCTGGGAGCTGCTGATGGTGCCGTCGTCGACCAGCATCTGCATCTGGTCGGCGCCCGTGGTCCCCGACTGGGCCCCGATGGGGCGGTCAGCCAGGTCCTCGACCGAACCCGGCTGGAAGTCGCCACCCTCCCGCACGAGGACGGCCTGGTTCGCGTCGTAGTACGGGTTCGTGAAGTCGATGGTCTCGTCACGCTCGTCGTTGATGGTCATCGCCGCCGCGATGACGTCGATGCGGTCGTTGTCGAGGGCGGTGATGAGCTGACCGAACTCCAGGTCCTCCCACTCGCCGAGCGTGTAGTCGGTCTGCTCGACGACAGCCGACAGCAGGTCGACGTCGAAGCCGACGAGTTCGCCACTCTCGTTGACGAACTCGAACGGCGGGAAGCCGGAGGCAGTGCCGGGGACGATGGTGTTCTCGCCACCGCCGCCGCTGCCGGTGAGCTCCGAACAGCCCGCGACAGAGAGTGCAACGCCCGTTCCGCCGACGCTCTTGAGGAACGTCCGCCTGTTGAGTTCAGACATGATATGTTCGTAAGACGGCGCGTGGTTTAAAACCCCTCGAACGACGCCGTCCTCAGGAGTTCTCCACGCCGGCTCTGCCCGGCGCGGCGGTCGGCTTCCCGTAGACGACCGCGACGAACAGTACCCCGACGCCAGCGGCGAGCGCGTAGTACGTGACCTGGACGGTCGTGGAGAACTGGACGATGCCGGTGCCGAGCAGCACCTGGACGGTGACGAGGACTGTCGCGAGCCCCATCAGCGCCGCGCCGCGGTCGGCACCCCGCCGGAGCGCCCGGACGCAGGCGACCAGCGCCGCGGTGAACACGAGCAACTCGAAGAAGTGGTGGGTCAACTGGACGCGGGTGCCGTAGGCCGCGAACAGCGTGTTCCGGGAGAAGGCGAGTTCGAGCGGGAGCAGCGCGAGGCCGGCCAGCGCCGCGGTGCGGACGCGCCCGAGACCAACGCCGGCCACCTCTCTGATCCGGATCGTGGTGTAGACGAGCGTGCCGAAGATGGCGAGGGCGGCGAGGTGGTGGACGGCCTGCGTGAGCGGCATGTACCCCCACGGGAGCAGGCCGCTGAACGTCACGGTGGTGCCGCCCAGAATCACCGTCAGCGGCAGGAGGACGACGGCGAGCACGCCGCCGAGTTGAATGTCGCGCTCGTCGAAGCGGCGCCACGCCACGACGCCCGTGCCGACGATGAAGAAGCCAACGACCATCGCGACGGCGCGGTGGAACCACTCGATGAAGTCGTGGAGCGGCAGGCCGAACGGGAGCAGTTGTCCGTTGCAGTACGGCCACTCCAGACCGCAGGTCGCGCCGGACCCGGAGACGGCGGTGAACTCACCCAGCAGGATGAGGACGAACGTGAGCGCGGTCGTCACGGCCGCGAGATAGTACGAGCGGCGAGCCATATCCAGAACTTTCGGCTGTCGGTACGTATGCGTGTCGTCTCGCGCGCGACCCCCGGAGTTCGACGTCCGACGAATCCGGCTTCGACGCGTTGGGACAGGCTTTTGCCGGTAGCCGCGGCACGAGTAGAACATGGGACTGGACGAAGACGCGCTGGACTACCACGCCAGCGACCCGCCAGGGAAACTCGAGATCGCGACGACGAAGCCGACGAACACGCAGCGGGACCTCTCGCTGGCGTACTCGCCCGGCGTGGCCGCGCCGTGCCTGGAAATCGCCGACGACCCCGAGAACGCGTTCAAGTACACCGCGAAGGGGAACCTCGTCGGCGTCGTGTCGAACGGCTCGGCGGTGCTCGGCCTCGGCGACATCGGCGCCCAGGCCTCCAAGCCGGTCATGGAGGGGAAGGGAGTGCTGTTCAAGCGGTTCGCGGACATCGACGTCTTCGACATCGAACTCGACCAGCAGGACGCCGCGGACATCATCGAGTCCGTCAACGCGATGGAGCCGACGTTCGGCGGCATCAACCTCGAGGACATCAAGGCGCCGGAGTGCTTCGAGATCGAGGACCGCCTCCGCGAGAAGATGGACATCCCGGTGTTCCACGACGACCAGCACGGCACCGCTATCATCTCCGGGGCGGCGCTTTTGAACGCCGTGGAGATCTCCGGGAAGGACATCTCGGAGGTCGAGGTCGTCTTCTCGGGCGCCGGCGCCTCCGCCATCGCCAGCGCGCGCTTTTACGTCAGTCTCGGCGTCCAGCGGGAGAACATCACGATGTGTGACTCCTCGGGCATCATCACCGAGGACCGCGACGTCAACGAGTTCAAAGAGGAGTTCGCCCAGCCCGGCGAGGGCGGCGACCTCGCGGACGCGATGGATGGCTCGGACGTGTTCGTCGGTCTCTCCGTCGGTGGTATCGTCAGCGAGGAGATGGTCCAGTCGATGACCGCGGACCCCATCGTGTTCGCGATGGCGAACCCGGACCCCGAGATCGACTACGAGGCCGCGAAGAACGCCCGCGACGACACCGTCATCATGGCGACCGGGCGCTCGGACTACCCCAACCAGGTGAACAACGTCCTCGGCTTCCCGTTCATCTTCCGGGGCGCACTCGACGTGCGCGCCACCGACATCAACGAGAAGATGAAGGTCGCGTGCGCGGAGGCGCTCGCCGACCTCGCGAAGCAGGACGTCCCCGACGAGGTCGTGAAGGCCTACGGCGACCAGCCCCTGCAGTTCGGCTCCGAGTACATCATCCCGAAACCGCTCGACCCGCGCGTACTGTTCGAGGTGGCGCCCGCCGTCGCGCGCGCCGCCCAGGACTCGGGCGTCGCTCGCCGCGAACTCGACCTCGAGGACTACCGCGAGAAACTCGAGGCGCGCCTCGGGAAGTCCCGCGAGATGATGCGCATCGTCCTCAACAAGGCCAAGAGCGACCCGAAGCGCGTGGCGCTCGGCGAGGGCGACGACGAGAAGATGATCCGCGCGGCCTACCAGATGGCCGAGGAGGGCATCGCCGAGCCCGTGCTCATCGGCGACCGCGAGACCATCCACGGCATCGTCGAGGGGCTGGGCCTCCAGTTCGAGCCCGAGATCGTCGACCCCGACGAGGGCGACCACGAGGAGTACGCCGAACAGCTGTACGAACTCCGCCAGCGCAAGGGCATCACGGAGAGCGAGGCCGAGTCGCTCGTGAAACGCGACCCCAACTACCTCGGTTCCACGATGGTGCGAGCCGGCGACGCCGACGCCTTCCTCACGGGCCTGATGCACCACTACCCGAGCGCGCTCCGCCCGCCGCTGCAGGTCGTCGGCACGGCGCCGGACGCCGACTACGTCGCGGGCGTCTACATGCTGACGTTCAAGAACCGCGTCGTCTTCTGCGCGGACACCACCGTCAATCAGGACCCCGACGAGGAGGTGCTCGCGGAGGTCGCCCAGCACACGGCGGACCTCGCCCGGCGGTTCAACGTCGACCCGCGCGTCGCGATGCTGTCGTACTCGAACTTCGGCAGCGTCGACAACGAGGGCACCCGGAAGCCCCGGCACGCCGCACGGATGCTCCGCGAGGACCCGGACGTCGACTTCCCCGTCGACGGCGAGATGCAGGCCGACACCGCCGTCGTCGAGGACATCCTCGGGGGCACCTACGAGTTCTCGGAACTCGACGACCCCGCGAACGTGCTCATCTTCCCGAATCTGGAGTCGGGCAACATCGGCTACAAGCTGCTCCAGCGCCTCGGCGGCGCTGACGCCATCGGCCCGATGCTGGTCGGCATGGACAAGCCCGTCCACGTCCTCCAGCGGGGCGACGAGGTGAAGGACATCGTGAACCTCGCCGCCGTCGCCGTCGTCGACGCACAGCAGAACGAATGACGTAGCGGTATCTCGTTCCCCCATTTTCGGTTGCCGGTAGCCATCAGAAGACCAGCACCAGTGCGCGGAGCGCACTGTTCACCGCGCGAACGAAGTGAGCGTGGGCCGACGACTGTACGAAGCGAAGCGAAGTGAAGGAGGAGTGCTTTTTCCGCAAGTTTTTGCCGAGCGGGGGTCGCTACGCGACCCCCCGCAGCGCAAAAAGTGGGTTTTAGTCGCCGACGCGGCGGTCTGCCCGCGAGGGCGGCGGAATCTGCGGGTCGGACTCCGACACCTCCGGGAGCAGACAGCGCGCGGGTTCCTGGTTGACGTGTGCGTACTGGCCCGGTTCGTTCGCGAGGACGTGGGCCGGGTTGTGCTTGCTGTCGACCTGCGCGGCGCGGAGTTCGTCGAAGCCCACGACCCGGGCGCGGATGCCCCGCCAGTGGTGCTCCGCGGACGCCGGGACGGTGAACTGCTTGAGCGGACGGTAGTCCCGCGTGCGAGAGGCGAGCATCGCGGCGTTCACGTTGCCCGCGAGGTTGTTGTGGTCGACGAGGACCCCGACGCTCGCGTTCGCCGGTGCGCGGTGGGCGAGCGTGTCGAGGCCGAGGTGGAGCGCGCGGTACTCGGCGACGTTGTTGTTCGGCGCCTCGTCGGGCACCGAGAGTCGTGCTACCCGTTCGCCGTCCCGTGCTTCGATGATGACGCCCAGGCCGCTCCCGTCGCTGGCGTAGGAGCCGTCGGTGGCGACGTAGAAGTCCCGTCGATGGGAGCGCGGCGGGTGGGCGATGTGCGGCGTCGGGGAGTCGTCGAACAGGTCGCGGAGATTTGACCGGCCCACGATGGCCATACTACTGTTTTTCCGCGCCGGCACTTAAGCAGTGCGCCGATACCAAAACGATACGTGGCGGGCCCGCGACCCTCCACGTATGCAGGCACGTGACCTGATGACGGCTGACGTCGAGACAGTCCACGAGGACGAGGAGGTCAGCGAGGTGCTCCGGAAGCTCGCCCGCCGGGACTTCACCGGCTTCCCCGTGGTGGACGACGCGGACCGACTCGTCGGCGTCGTCACCCAGCGGGACATGGTGGAGTTGTTCCAGCCGAAAGACCGCACCATCTGGATTCCCATCGGCCTCCCGCCGTTCCTCGAGTCCCTGGAGTACGGGTTCGACCTCTCGTGGGACGAACTGGAGTCGGAACTTGACCTTGCGCGCCACGCCGGCAAGCCGATTCGGAAGATCATGACGACGGACGTGCTCACCGTCGAACCGGACGCCAGCATGGACGACGTGCTCGCGATTCTCGCCTCCGACGACCGCGACGTGAACCGCGTTCCCGTCGTCGAGGGCGAGACGCTCGTCGGCCTCGTCACGCGCGAGGACGTCCTGCGCGCGCTCCACGCGGAGCGAAGCGGGGCGTGAGGACGCCGCGCCGAGGCGGCGGCAAGACGTGCCCGGCTTCGAAAGCGTAAACGTGCTCGCGAGCGGACTCTCGGCGTGACCAACTACCGGGACGCCCTCCTGTTCCTCGCGCTCGCGGCGGTCTGGGGGTCGGCGTTCGTCGCGATCAAGGCCGGCCTCCGCGCGGGCTTCGAACCCGTGCTGTTCGCGGCCGTCCGCTACGACATCGCCGGCGTGGTGATGCTCGCCTACGCTGCGCACGTCACCGACCAGTGGCGTCCGCACTCGCGGGCGGACTGGACTGCTGTCGGCATCGCTGCCGTGTTCATGATTGCGGCCTACCACGCCTTGCTCTTCGTCGGCGAGACGAGTCCTGACGTGTCGAGCGCCGCCGCCGCGGTGCTCGTCAGCCTCAGCCCCGTCCTCACCACGGGGTTCGCGCGGGCGTTCCTCCCCTCCGAACGGCTCTCCGTCGTCGGCGTCCTCGGCCTCCTGCTCGGTCTCGTCGGCGTCGTCGTGCTGTCGGACCCGAACCTCTCGAACCTGCTCGGGGAGAGCACCGTCGGCGAACTGCTCGTCTTCCTCGCCGCGGCGTGTTTCGCGCTCGGGAGCGTGCTCACCCAGCGCGTCGACGACGACCTCTCGATCGAGACGCTGGAGGCGTGGGCGATGATTCTGGGCGCCGGCCTCATGCACGTCGTCAGCCTCGGCGCGGGCGAGACCCAGTCGATTCCCCTCGATGGCGACGCGCTGTGGGCGCTCGCGTACCTCTCGCTGGCCGCCAGCGCCGTCGGCTTCCTGATCTACTTCCAGCTGCTCGACCGCCTCGGCGCCATCGAGATCAACCTGGTGAGCTACGTCGCGCCGGTCTTCGCCGCGGTCGGCGGCCTCTACGTCACGAACGAGCCGGTCACCCCCAACGTGGTGGTCGGGTTCGTCGTCATCTTCGCCGGGTTCTGCCTGCTGAAGCGCCGGGCGCTCGCCGACGAACTCGGGAAGGTCCGGGCGACGTGGGCGTAGAACGGAGCGCTACTTCGCGTCGGCGATGCGCTGGAACTGCTCGTCGGTGAGGTCGATGTCCGCGGCGTCCAGGTTCTCGCGGAGCTGCTCGGGCGTCCGCGCCCCGGTGATGGGTGCGGTGACGCTGTCGTGGTGGACCAGCCACGCGAGCGCGGTCTGGGCCGGGGACGCACCGACCTCCCCCGCGACGGCCTCGACCTCCTCGAGGGCGTCGAAGTTCTCGGGGGTGAGGTAGGAGTCGACGAACTGCTGGTCGGTGGCGCCCCGGGTCCCCTCCGGGGGCTCCTCGCCGCGGCTGTACTTCCCGGTGAGGAACCCGCCCGCGAGCGGCGACCACGGCACGACGCCAACGTCGTAGTCCACGCACATCTCGAGGTAGTTCCCCTCTACCTCGCGGTTGACGGCGTTGAACCGGGGCTGGGCGACGGTGAACGGCTCGTACCCCTCGCGGCGCGCGATCTCGTTTGCCTTCGCGACCTTCCAGGCGTTCGGCTCGAACGTCGACGTGCCGAGGTAGTTGACCTCGCCGTCGCGGACGAAGCCGTCGAGCGTTCGCATGAACTCGCGTGCGGGCGTGTCGTCGTCCCAGCGGTGGATGTAGAGGAGGTCGACGTAGTCCGTGCCGAGGCGGTCGAGGATCTCGTCGACGTTGTTCCGGAGGTGCTTGCGGTTGAGGCCGCGGCCGTTCGGGTCGTCGCGGGTCGGCCAGTAGATCTTCGAGGCGACGACGAACTCCTCGCGGTCGCGGTCGGCGAGCCAGTCGCCGATGTACTGCTCGGCGCGGCCGGCGCCGTACATGTCCGCGGTGTCGATGAAGCGGCCGCCGGCGTCGGCGTACGCGTCGAGCAGTTCGTGCGCTCGCTCGCGGCCGACCTCGACGTCGCCGTCGTCGTTCTCCCGGCCGAACCGCCAGGTGCCGAACGCGATTTCGGAGACCTTGAGGCCGGTGCGGCCGAGCGGAACGGAGTCGAGACCCATGCGAGACGGGAGGAGAGCGGCGGTGTTAAGCGGTGCGTCTTCGGGTGACGGCGCGGTCGGTTACTCGTCGGTGCGGTGCCGGCTGCCGAGCAGGAGCGCGACCACGTGGGCCGCGACCAGGCCGGCGAGCGCAGTCTGTTCGGCCGGCGATGTCGGGCCGGAGACGACCAGCGGGAGGTAGAGGAACGGGAGGGCGACGGCCGACCAGAAGCCGACGACTTCGAGGGGCTTCAGGACCGTCGCGGACGCTGGCGTCGAAACGGCGTCCGATGCGGCCTCGGCGAGAGCGGAGCGGGAGGGGGTTGACATCAGGAGTTCACCTCGTCATCACAGTGTACTGGCGGCGCCACCATATAGGGGGCCGACCGTTGGAATCGTTTCATCCCGATTCAGTTCGTCAGCCGCGAAGTAACCTCAGTTTAGAACGTGTTTGAAACCGTTTAGACGTTTTATCGAGCCCGCGGAACGCTTCTCGTAGATATCGGAGTTTTCCGGCCAGTTTGCCCGCGTCGGACGCTAGTCAGCCGCTAGCACGCCTCCCGTACGCTCGCACCCACCCCATCAAAGTACGTTGACATGTAGGCCGATTTGGCCCACTCGTTTCCTTCAGAAGATGGAGAGCCAGGGCTCACTTCCAGTGTACGTCTCGCGCAGAATGCCCGGGGAGGGTTTTGAACCCTCGATCTCCGCATGTCCCAGGTTCGAGGCTCGGCGGGCCTCGCGGACATGCCGAACAACCACGTGGCGTGGGTTGCCGCACCGAAGCTCGGAACCCTATGAGTGCGGCGCTATGACCAGCTAAGCCACCCGGGCGCAGTTGCCGCTAGGCGGAGCCCATTCTTTAACGTTCTCATCTGCAGTGGCCACCCGTCGGGTTTAAGCCGAGGCGGTGGTTTCGGGCGTACATGAACGTACCCGCGCTCGTCCAGTCGTCGCTCGGGGACGAGGACGTCGCCGCGCACGTGCCGCTGAAGGGGGAGGACGCGCTGTTCGTCACGCCGACGCGAACCGTCATCTACAGGGCCGACGGACTGCTCAGCGACGAGACCGTCGAGGAGTTCTCACACGACGCCGAGGGCATCCAGGTCAGCGAGGGGCGCCGGAAGGCGAAGATAACGCTCGACTACGGCCTCGACGGGGAGGAGACGTTCTCCGTCCCGTCGGGCAAACTCGACGACGTACTCCACCCCATCATCGCCGGTGTGCTGAACGCTGCTGGCGTCACGCAGGCGGGCGAGACCGTCAAGCGAACGTACCGGTTCAGCGAACTCACGCTGGTCGTGACCAGCGACCGCGTCGTCAGGCACATCGGCGAGGCAGTCTGGGGTCCGGACTACGAGGAGATTTCCTTCGAGGCCGTCACCGGCATCGACGTCGAGGACGGCAACGTCGCGAGCCAGCTCGCCCTCGAGACGACCGGGCGCACCCAGCGAATCAAGGCGCCGAACGAGGAGTTCCGGGACGTCCGCGAGACCGTCGAGGAGGCCGTCTACGCCTACCACGACGTGGCCAGCGCCGAGGAGTTCGCGCGGCTGAACGTCGACGAGGACGACGACGCGGCAACCGACGAGGTGTCGTTCGGCGGCGGCGTCGACCCCATCGACACCAGCGGCGTCGGCGAGGACGACGAGGAAGCCGCCGGGGCGCCCGAGTCGGCGGGCGCGCAGGCCCAGGTCGCAGAGGAGGCGGGCGGGCGGTCCGCAGCCGCCGCCGAGACGGGTGGCGAGCGTGGCGAGGACGACGAGTTCGAGTCGAGCGGCTTCGAGACGGCGGCCGCGAAGGTCGAACCGCCAGTCGCGCCCGAGGACCTCGAGACGGAACTCGACGAGATGGAGGACGTGGTCGCCGAGATGGCCGAGACCATCGAGCGACAGCGGGAGGTCGTCGACGCACAGCAGGCGGTTCTCGACGCCCAGCGCGAGCGCCTCGCGGCGCTCCGGGCGCTCATTCCCGACCAGTGACCTTCCGGATGCACGAGGAGCCGAAGGCGCCGAGTTCGCCGGCGTCTAGCCGAACGAAGTAGCCCGTCGCTATCGCCGACCCGCAGCGCCGACACGAGAACTCCCCCTCCTTCGTGAACACCTCCGAACGGAACGACACGTAGGCGCCGCCCTGGGGGTACACCTCGCCGTCCTCTCGTTCGATGACGCCGCGCTCCTCGGCGGCGTCGAGGATCTCGCGGGTCGTCCGCGGGTGTGTGGTCACCGTCTCGATTCGGTCGATGGCGTCGGCGACGGAGAGCGACTCGAACTCCAGTTTCGAGAGCAGTTCCACGCCGAGTTCCACGGGGTCGGCCGCCTGGTCGCCCGCGTGCTCGGCGCCGTCGTCGCCGTCGCTCATGGATACTCCTGGGTCGACGGCGCACTTGACGCTTGCGCGGATGGACAACGATAAGCGCCTGCCCCGGATAGCGGGCGGCGATGAAACGGTACGCGGCCGGCGCGGCGGTCGCCGCGCTGGTGGTCGTCGCCGTCGCCGTCCGCCCCGACAGCGCGCTCGGCGTGCTCCGCGCGGCCGTCGCCAGCCCCTGGTTCCTGCTGTTCCTCGTGGGCCTGTACGCAATCAGGCCGTTCCTGGGCTGGCCGATCAGCCTGCTGTCGGCGCTCGTCGGCTTCCGGTACGGCGTCGCCGTCGGTGTGCCCGTCGCACTCGTCGGCGCGGTGGGCACCAGCCTCCCCGCCTACGTCGTCGGCCGCCGCGCCCCGGCGGACGGCCGCCTTCTGGGTCGGTTCACCGACGGGAGCCGGCGCTACTTCGACGCGACGGGCGACCTCCGCGGCGTCGTCGCGGCGCGCCTCGCACCGACGCCTTCCGAACCGATTTCTGCCGCAGCGGGCGCCGGTGGCGTCGGCCTCCGCGCGTTCGTCGGCGGGACGCTGCTCGGCGAACTCCCGTGGGTGGTGGCGACGGTCACGCTCGGCAGCGGGCTGAACGCGTTCACGATGGACGCCGCGCGGGTGGACCCGACGCTGCTCGTCGGTGGCGCACTCGCCGCGCTACTCGTTCTGACGCCGGTCGCGCACCGCGCGTGGCGGGCACGGCGGGCGTGAGTCAGGAGACCCAGAAGTTGCAGATGTCACACCGTAGAACACGTATACCCAGGTGGCGCCTCCGGAGGCCGGGGTGGTGGTCGCGTTCACGTACGAGGGTATCGGGTGACGGTCGAACAGAACGGGCTGGCCACATTCGTGGCGGCGGAGTGACCCCACGCCCACACTGGTGGGGCAGGCGCGATCGGTGCGGTCCGTACGGCCCGCAGCCGGCGGTGTATCCCTCGGTGTGCAGTCAGTCGTCGACGCAGACAATCGTCCCGGTGGCGTTATGCATGAACTCCACACCGCCACAGTCGG
Encoded proteins:
- a CDS encoding ABC transporter substrate-binding protein codes for the protein MSELNRRTFLKSVGGTGVALSVAGCSELTGSGGGGENTIVPGTASGFPPFEFVNESGELVGFDVDLLSAVVEQTDYTLGEWEDLEFGQLITALDNDRIDVIAAAMTINDERDETIDFTNPYYDANQAVLVREGGDFQPGSVEDLADRPIGAQSGTTGADQMQMLVDDGTISSSQATTYGNYVLAVEDLTNGNTDAVIVDTPVAETFVSNRNVVIAFTIQTGEEYGFGVRENASELQTALNDGLAAVREDGTYDNLTEKWFASE
- a CDS encoding glutamine ABC transporter substrate-binding protein, whose protein sequence is MDPTQFVLQAGVGDWEFVWRQREFFIAGTRLAILLTFFSIVLGFVLGLPAGIVEAYGGRYSKGVVRPLGVAIRGTPILVIIALTYFAAGVSPAFLAATLALGVRSAAYQSQIFRGAIESVGGGQMEAARSVGLSKLGAIRHVVLPQALRRSVPGFQNEFTIVLKDTSIAYAIGVAELLKRSYDLFSLQTSAALEVFLAASLIYFVLTVTVNRGIEALNRRVAIPGGN
- a CDS encoding transporter, which produces MTNYRDALLFLALAAVWGSAFVAIKAGLRAGFEPVLFAAVRYDIAGVVMLAYAAHVTDQWRPHSRADWTAVGIAAVFMIAAYHALLFVGETSPDVSSAAAAVLVSLSPVLTTGFARAFLPSERLSVVGVLGLLLGLVGVVVLSDPNLSNLLGESTVGELLVFLAAACFALGSVLTQRVDDDLSIETLEAWAMILGAGLMHVVSLGAGETQSIPLDGDALWALAYLSLAASAVGFLIYFQLLDRLGAIEINLVSYVAPVFAAVGGLYVTNEPVTPNVVVGFVVIFAGFCLLKRRALADELGKVRATWA
- a CDS encoding malic enzyme (NAD-dependent; catalyzes the oxidative decarboxylation of malate to form pyruvate; does not decarboxylate oxaloacetate), which encodes MGLDEDALDYHASDPPGKLEIATTKPTNTQRDLSLAYSPGVAAPCLEIADDPENAFKYTAKGNLVGVVSNGSAVLGLGDIGAQASKPVMEGKGVLFKRFADIDVFDIELDQQDAADIIESVNAMEPTFGGINLEDIKAPECFEIEDRLREKMDIPVFHDDQHGTAIISGAALLNAVEISGKDISEVEVVFSGAGASAIASARFYVSLGVQRENITMCDSSGIITEDRDVNEFKEEFAQPGEGGDLADAMDGSDVFVGLSVGGIVSEEMVQSMTADPIVFAMANPDPEIDYEAAKNARDDTVIMATGRSDYPNQVNNVLGFPFIFRGALDVRATDINEKMKVACAEALADLAKQDVPDEVVKAYGDQPLQFGSEYIIPKPLDPRVLFEVAPAVARAAQDSGVARRELDLEDYREKLEARLGKSREMMRIVLNKAKSDPKRVALGEGDDEKMIRAAYQMAEEGIAEPVLIGDRETIHGIVEGLGLQFEPEIVDPDEGDHEEYAEQLYELRQRKGITESEAESLVKRDPNYLGSTMVRAGDADAFLTGLMHHYPSALRPPLQVVGTAPDADYVAGVYMLTFKNRVVFCADTTVNQDPDEEVLAEVAQHTADLARRFNVDPRVAMLSYSNFGSVDNEGTRKPRHAARMLREDPDVDFPVDGEMQADTAVVEDILGGTYEFSELDDPANVLIFPNLESGNIGYKLLQRLGGADAIGPMLVGMDKPVHVLQRGDEVKDIVNLAAVAVVDAQQNE
- a CDS encoding ribonuclease H, type 1 is translated as MAIVGRSNLRDLFDDSPTPHIAHPPRSHRRDFYVATDGSYASDGSGLGVIIEARDGERVARLSVPDEAPNNNVAEYRALHLGLDTLAHRAPANASVGVLVDHNNLAGNVNAAMLASRTRDYRPLKQFTVPASAEHHWRGIRARVVGFDELRAAQVDSKHNPAHVLANEPGQYAHVNQEPARCLLPEVSESDPQIPPPSRADRRVGD
- a CDS encoding aryl-alcohol dehydrogenase, with the protein product MGLDSVPLGRTGLKVSEIAFGTWRFGRENDDGDVEVGRERAHELLDAYADAGGRFIDTADMYGAGRAEQYIGDWLADRDREEFVVASKIYWPTRDDPNGRGLNRKHLRNNVDEILDRLGTDYVDLLYIHRWDDDTPAREFMRTLDGFVRDGEVNYLGTSTFEPNAWKVAKANEIARREGYEPFTVAQPRFNAVNREVEGNYLEMCVDYDVGVVPWSPLAGGFLTGKYSRGEEPPEGTRGATDQQFVDSYLTPENFDALEEVEAVAGEVGASPAQTALAWLVHHDSVTAPITGARTPEQLRENLDAADIDLTDEQFQRIADAK
- a CDS encoding ABC transporter, producing MTDPLLRVEDVHQSYGDEEVLEGISFDMDRQDVQVLVGPSGSGKSTMLRCINRLTDIDDGDIVLDGESIYAMDQNDLRRQVGMVFQDFNLFAHLTAKKNVSLGLRRVREFSKEEASERALEELERVGLAEQADSYPAELSGGQKQRVGIARALAMDPKLMLFDEPTSALDPELIGDVLSVMRDLAEEGMTMLVVTHEMGFARQAATDIMFLEDGRLVEHGPPEQLFERPEKDRTAAFLSRLTELHGGQ
- a CDS encoding cytochrome AA3 biosynthesis protein codes for the protein MARRSYYLAAVTTALTFVLILLGEFTAVSGSGATCGLEWPYCNGQLLPFGLPLHDFIEWFHRAVAMVVGFFIVGTGVVAWRRFDERDIQLGGVLAVVLLPLTVILGGTTVTFSGLLPWGYMPLTQAVHHLAALAIFGTLVYTTIRIREVAGVGLGRVRTAALAGLALLPLELAFSRNTLFAAYGTRVQLTHHFFELLVFTAALVACVRALRRGADRGAALMGLATVLVTVQVLLGTGIVQFSTTVQVTYYALAAGVGVLFVAVVYGKPTAAPGRAGVENS